A genomic stretch from Scomber scombrus chromosome 8, fScoSco1.1, whole genome shotgun sequence includes:
- the sgcb gene encoding beta-sarcoglycan isoform X1, with protein MREKAIERRSINKEHNSNFKAGYVPIEEERLHKTGLRGRKGNMAVCIIVLLFLLALINLIITLVIWTVIRIGPNGCDSMEFHETGLLRFKQKADMGIVHPLHTSTVGGRKDQDLVLVGNNQPVVFQQGTTKLSVEKDKTSVVSDVGISFTDPRTQNTYFSTDFESHEFHLPKGVKVLSVKKASTERITSSAASDLNIKGDSKAIIRGNEGVNIMGRTVEFKVGGGIELRAENSIVLNGSVMFNATRIPNSAADEYFNEGLERYKLCMCADGTLFRVQVKYPNMGCQTSDNPCRRAH; from the exons ATGAGAGAAAAGGCCATCGAAAGACGCAGTATCAACAAAGAACACAACAGTAACTTTAAAGCAGGCTATGTACCCATTGAAGAGGAGCGTCTTCATAAGACTGGGCTGAGAGGACGGAAGGGAAACATGGCTGTTTGCAtcatcgtcctcctcttcctcctcgccTTAATAAACCTTATT ATTACACTGGTAATATGGACGGTGATCCGCATCGGCCCGAATGGCTGTGACAGTATGGAGTTCCACGAGACCGGCCTGCTGCGCTTCAAGCAGAAGGCGGACATGGGAATTGTTCATCCACTGCACACGAGCACAGTAGGAGGTCGTAAAGATCAGGACCTGGTCCTTGTTGGCAACAACCAACCA GTTGTGTTCCAGCAAGGCACGACTAAGCTGAGTGTAGAAAAGGACAAGACCTCAGTCGTCAGCGATGTTGGCATATCCTTCACTGACCCTCGCACACAGAACACATATTTCAGCACCGACTTTGAAAGCCATGAGTTCCATCTGCCCAAAGGAGTCAAAGTCCTCAGTGTTAAAAAGGCTTCTACAGAAAGG ATCACCAGCAGTGCAGCATCTGACCTGAACATCAAAGGGGACAGTAAGGCCATCATTCGTGGAAATGAGGGTGTCAACATCATGGGCCGGACTGTAGAGTTCAAAGTGGGTGGAGGCATCGAGCTCAGGGCT GAGAACAGCATTGTCCTGAATGGATCAGTCATGTTCAACGCTACACGCATCCCTAACTCTGCAGCAGATGAGTATTTTAATGAGGGTCTAGAGAGGTACAAGCTCTGCATGTGTGCAGATGGAACTCTGTTCCGTGTGCAGGTGAAGTATCCCAACATGGGCTGCCAGACATCAGATAACCCATGTAGAAGAGCTCACTAG
- the spata18 gene encoding mitochondria-eating protein, giving the protein MADTLRRLAKTSSFSVLQDKLESWHEDYHVISCDQNLNRCCDLIELTAAIQGQLFSILNLTAAEGGHYAGVDTLKMRLLPWLGTCFSMARTSVTENTSLQLIQDSAEKDRRIRELSASHDNEIQKIETQLCSTRLQLDSVRAELEDAQKELDETKSKSATTLLATEDEILEMKADLRSAHEQLEIYKRKLDALDDYERQVHLLRDEVSYLNTEKAMLQERLVRSRSPSPLPRLSRSTSPIRSESPTRAQLTNSSRHARLVSRFSDLYAVERLEAQSLLRRYIDDLEMVQKIIFIAVVESFKTAKLAYRQFKLRVRKTLSSSHFGPESLEDAAVDYIVRNLDLYDVQASVNDVINAMNVNPRISFPPEVDFALISALIRETCRVVFAMQTLDPPLDLAFASDGELYNDSKYRRSYDSEFTAPLVMYHVWPTLVEGHAVLVKGEAVTRRGAPWSRCRSRSRSVSPVRARSLSPSRSLRFNSKRSLSPQRLTFSRL; this is encoded by the exons ATGGCCGACACTTTAAGGAGACTGGCTAAAACATCTTCCTTCAGCGTGTTACAAGACAAGCTGGAGAGCTGGCACGAAGACTATCAT GTGATTTCCTGTGACCAGAATCTGAACAGATGTTGTGATCTGATAGAATTAACTGCTGCCATCCAGGGCCAGCTGTTTTCCATCCTTAACCTCACAGCTGCTGAAG GTGGACACTATGCTGGGGTGGACACTCTCAAAATGCGCCTGCTGCCGTGGCTGGGAACCTGTTTCTCAATGGCGAGGACCTCAGTCACTGAAAACACCAGTTTACAACTCATCCAG GATTCAGCAGAAAAGGACAGGAGGATTAGGGAGCTCTCTGCCTCCCATGACAATGAAATACAGAAGATAGAAACTCAGCTGTGCTCTACTCGTCTGCAGTTGGACTCTGTCAGAGCCGA attggAAGACGCTCAGAAGGAACTGGATGAGACAAAGAGCAAGTCGGCGACCACTCTGCTGGCCACCGAAGATGAAATATTAGAAATGAAAGCAGA tttgcgATCCGCACATGAGCAGTTGGAGATTTATAAGAGGAAGCTGGATGCTCTTGATGATTATGAGCGGCAGGTACACCTCCTGAGAGATGAAGTGTCATATCTGAACACAGAGAAGGCCATGCTGCAGGAGAG GTTGGTGAGAAGTCGTTCTCCGAGCCCGTTGCCCAGGCTCAGCCGATCAACCAGCCCCATCAGGAGTGAGTCACCTACCAGAGCCCAGCTCACTAACTCCTCCCGCCACGCACGCCTGGTATCACGCTTCAGTGACCTGTATGCTGTGGAGCGTCTGGAGGCCCAGTCCCTGCTTCGACGCTACATTGATGACCTAGAGATGGTCCAGAAAATCATCTTCATCGCTGTCGTG GAAtcctttaaaacagcaaaactgGCTTACCGTCAGTTCAAGCTGCGTGTGAGAAAGACATTGTCTTCATCCCACTTTGGGCCAGAAAGTCTGGAGGATGCAGCTGTGGACTACATCGTCAGAAACCTGGACCTCTATGATGTACAGGCCAGTGTCAAT GATGTGATCAACGCCATGAATGTGAACCCTCGGATCTCCTTCCCACCAGAGGTGGACTTTGCCCTCATCAGTGCCTTGATCAGGGAGACATGCAGGGTGGTCTTCGCCATGCAGACACTGGACCCCCCTCTTGACTTGGCCTTTGCCAGTGATGGAGAACTTTACAACGACAGCAA GTATCGGCGTAGCTATGACTCTGAGTTCACTGCTCCTCTCGTGATGTACCATGTGTGGCCAACCTTGGTAGAAGGACATGCTGTATTGGTGAAGGGCGAAGCTGTCACAAGAAGAGGAGCTCCG TGGAGTAGATGCCGTAGCAGGAGCAGGAGTGTCAGCCCTGTGCGTGCTCGCTCTCTCAGCCCATCTCGCAGCCTT CGATTTAACAGCAAAAGAAGTCTGTCTCCTCAGCGTCTCACATTCAGTCGCCTGTGA
- the sgcb gene encoding beta-sarcoglycan isoform X2, with product MASEQESSNGPVKKSMREKAIERRSINKEHNSNFKAGYVPIEEERLHKTGLRGRKGNMAVCIIVLLFLLALINLIITLVIWTVIRIGPNGCDSMEFHETGLLRFKQKADMGIVHPLHTSTVGGRKDQDLVLVGNNQPVVFQQGTTKLSVEKDKTSVVSDVGISFTDPRTQNTYFSTDFESHEFHLPKGVKVLSVKKASTERITSSAASDLNIKGDSKAIIRGNEGVNIMGRTVEFKVGGGIELRAENSIVLNGSVMFNATRIPNSAADEYFNEGLERYKLCMCADGTLFRVQVKYPNMGCQTSDNPCRRAH from the exons ATGGCGTCTGAGCAG GAAAGTTCCAACGGGCCAGTGAAGAAGTCCATGAGAGAAAAGGCCATCGAAAGACGCAGTATCAACAAAGAACACAACAGTAACTTTAAAGCAGGCTATGTACCCATTGAAGAGGAGCGTCTTCATAAGACTGGGCTGAGAGGACGGAAGGGAAACATGGCTGTTTGCAtcatcgtcctcctcttcctcctcgccTTAATAAACCTTATT ATTACACTGGTAATATGGACGGTGATCCGCATCGGCCCGAATGGCTGTGACAGTATGGAGTTCCACGAGACCGGCCTGCTGCGCTTCAAGCAGAAGGCGGACATGGGAATTGTTCATCCACTGCACACGAGCACAGTAGGAGGTCGTAAAGATCAGGACCTGGTCCTTGTTGGCAACAACCAACCA GTTGTGTTCCAGCAAGGCACGACTAAGCTGAGTGTAGAAAAGGACAAGACCTCAGTCGTCAGCGATGTTGGCATATCCTTCACTGACCCTCGCACACAGAACACATATTTCAGCACCGACTTTGAAAGCCATGAGTTCCATCTGCCCAAAGGAGTCAAAGTCCTCAGTGTTAAAAAGGCTTCTACAGAAAGG ATCACCAGCAGTGCAGCATCTGACCTGAACATCAAAGGGGACAGTAAGGCCATCATTCGTGGAAATGAGGGTGTCAACATCATGGGCCGGACTGTAGAGTTCAAAGTGGGTGGAGGCATCGAGCTCAGGGCT GAGAACAGCATTGTCCTGAATGGATCAGTCATGTTCAACGCTACACGCATCCCTAACTCTGCAGCAGATGAGTATTTTAATGAGGGTCTAGAGAGGTACAAGCTCTGCATGTGTGCAGATGGAACTCTGTTCCGTGTGCAGGTGAAGTATCCCAACATGGGCTGCCAGACATCAGATAACCCATGTAGAAGAGCTCACTAG